In one Amyelois transitella isolate CPQ chromosome 22, ilAmyTran1.1, whole genome shotgun sequence genomic region, the following are encoded:
- the LOC106134151 gene encoding trichoplein keratin filament-binding protein: MSRLRPQWQLQALAAQRRDNELRKAEELKKVAHYFEANTNKSRHHEQWTTEGYYERANREAELLSEKKIRTAQLEERRKKLELMLFQENMQYQQELKKLAAQPKFFKNGSYLNKVPTSTLQDINQGIVEKEEQLRRQQAELQLHHAWRLRQPELRAASSYIANGKLKSAWMQQLVEKEMQKKKEEEEARKVLQDRDEALRRQIQIEEERLKEKEKQMRELRESLEGQIAELSEKETAVKKLRKVEERERFILEELQLISSEREREHRRLKAERDANIVNMGLHKYKLKRKVISILKEIDLDLQMLEKINAAVLKDVESEQEKCANHKRVLDSALRQLEEHRDRDRQRQKNIEAMYDGEARQINEKQDKLWAKEREARSALMDEVLSALKRQVEEKLQINIEKQKANVLEREKILEEMDSFHKEVRSRERETQLVNSSYSTVTALQSQLNSLKLQQQQLEANQAAEEELRAACAHERQIRQEIAKMQREGSVQAWT; the protein is encoded by the exons ATGTCTCGTCTGCGGCCTCAGTGGCAACTTCAGGCTTTGGCTGCACAACGGAGAGATAATGAGCTTCGCAAAGCTGAGGAATTAAAAAAG GTAGCTCACTATTTTGAAGCAAACACAAATAAGTCAAGACATCATGAGCAGTGGACGACTGAGGGTTACTATGAGAGAGCCAACCGAGAGGCTGAATTGCTTAGCGAAAAGAAAATCAGGACTGC ACAATTGGAGGAGAGGAGGAAGAAGTTGGAATTGATgctatttcaagaaaatatgcAGTATCAGCAAGAGTTAAAGAAATTGGCTGCTCAGCCCAAATTTTTTAAGAATGG TTCTTACCTTAACAAAGTACCTACCTCTACTCTCCAAGATATCAACCAAGGCATAGTTGAGAAAGAGGAGCAGCTTCGACGCCAACAAGCGGAACTACAGCTGCACCACGCTTGGAGGCTGCGGCAGCCAGAACTGAGGGCTGCTAGCTCTTATATCGCGAACGGGAAACTCAAGTCTGCTTG GATGCAACAGTTAGTAGAAAAAGAAATgcagaagaagaaagaagaggAAGAAGCCAGGAAGGTGTTACAAGATCGAGATGAGGCGTTACGCCGGCAGATACAGATTGAAGAGGAGAGGCTCAAAGAAAAGGAGAAGCAAATGAGG GAACTCCGCGAAAGCCTAGAAGGTCAAATAGCAGAATTGAGTGAAAAAGAAACTGCAGTCAAAAAATTGCGCAAAGTGGAAGAAAGAGAAAGGTTTATTTTAGAAGAGTTACAGTTGATATCGAGTGAAAGAGAGCGGGAGCATAGGAGGTTGAAAGCAGAAAGAGACGCCAATATTGTGAATATGGGCTTGCATAAGTACAAGCTTAAAAGGAAAGTCATATCGATTTTGAAGGAAATTGATTTGGACTTGCAAATGTTGGAGAAAATTAATGCGGCCGTTTTAAAG GATGTTGAAAGCGAACAAGAAAAATGCGCAAATCACAAGCGCGTGCTCGATTCCGCCCTCCGCCAGTTAGAAGAGCACCGAGATAGGGACAGACAGAGACAGAAAAACATTGAAGCGATGTACGACGGGGAAGCGAGGCAGATCAATGAGAAACAAGATAAA ctGTGGGCAAAAGAACGCGAGGCTCGCTCAGCGTTAATGGACGAAGTGCTATCAGCTCTGAAGAGGCAGGTTGAGGAGAAATTGCAGATTAACATAGAGAAACAGAAGGCTAACGTGTTGGAACGAGAGAAGATTCTGGAAGAGATGGACAGCTTCCACAAGGAAGTGAGGAGTAGGGAGCGGGAGACACAG CTTGTAAACTCATCATATTCTACGGTGACGGCGCTGCAATCGCAGCTCAACAGCTTGAAGTTACAGCAACAGCAGCTTGAAGCGAACCAAGCGGCTGAAGAGGAGCTGAGGGCTGCGTGTGCGCATGAACGACAGAtaag acAAGAAATAGCCAAGATGCAGCGCGAAGGAAGTGTACAGGCTTGGACGTGA